The Shewanella mangrovisoli genome has a window encoding:
- a CDS encoding extracellular catalytic domain type 1 short-chain-length polyhydroxyalkanoate depolymerase — protein MRKLTLIATCLSALLFTPAFAQSQYQALSEFGANPGELTASYLSPEGPGQDALVVLLHGCVQDGVELANNSGLTALAQEKKFSLLVPQQSFENNVKRCYNWFSAQDTQIDSGEMLSLKNMIAKAQSQSGAKRVYVIGLSAGGAMASAALVNYPDVFTAGAVIAGLPYPCADNLTKAISCMKKGPAESVEELVSFAKKVHPNQQHWPALTVWTGQNDVVVNPENAKQLSAQWVELTQANKTPRVEQYADYSVSTWSDTSGNNLISLVEINNMGHGIAVNPDIKNGGNTGDFLLKAPISSMPEIINLWGI, from the coding sequence ATGCGCAAATTGACACTCATCGCCACTTGCCTCAGCGCACTGTTATTCACCCCCGCCTTTGCCCAAAGTCAGTATCAGGCACTTAGCGAATTTGGCGCCAATCCCGGTGAGTTAACCGCCTCCTATTTATCGCCCGAAGGCCCAGGCCAAGATGCGCTTGTAGTGCTGCTGCATGGCTGTGTGCAGGATGGCGTGGAACTGGCCAACAATAGTGGTTTAACTGCCCTAGCCCAAGAGAAAAAGTTTAGCCTACTGGTGCCACAACAGAGTTTTGAAAACAATGTAAAGCGTTGTTATAACTGGTTTTCAGCACAGGATACTCAGATAGATAGCGGCGAGATGCTATCGCTGAAAAACATGATAGCCAAAGCCCAATCCCAATCCGGTGCGAAACGCGTCTATGTGATTGGCCTGTCCGCCGGTGGCGCCATGGCCAGCGCCGCACTGGTGAATTATCCCGATGTATTCACCGCAGGCGCAGTGATCGCAGGCCTGCCTTACCCCTGTGCCGACAACCTCACCAAAGCCATTTCCTGCATGAAAAAGGGCCCCGCCGAGTCTGTTGAAGAACTGGTTAGTTTTGCCAAAAAGGTGCATCCAAACCAACAACACTGGCCCGCCTTAACCGTGTGGACTGGGCAAAACGATGTGGTGGTGAATCCTGAAAATGCCAAACAACTCTCGGCCCAGTGGGTCGAACTGACCCAAGCGAATAAAACACCAAGAGTCGAACAATACGCCGACTATAGTGTTAGCACTTGGTCCGATACGAGTGGCAATAACCTTATTTCGTTAGTCGAAATAAATAATATGGGCCATGGCATTGCCGTTAATCCGGATATTAAAAATGGCGGTAACACGGGAGACTTCTTACTAAAAGCACCTATCAGCAGCATGCCAGAAATAATCAATCTTTGGGGAATATAG